A part of Lacibacter sp. H407 genomic DNA contains:
- a CDS encoding dienelactone hydrolase family protein, with the protein MHLKINMQMDQQIINLYDEYTHKPLPRKDFMKRLAILTGSTAAAVAILPFLEGNYAKAAVTPSDDLFTEYITYPGVTGEMKAYVARPKKEAKYGTVVVIHENRGLNAHIEDVARRAATAGFLAIAPNALAPLGGTPANEDEARTLFTKLNQQETQTNFINIFNYLKTRKDSNQKFGCVGFCWGGGMANTLAVNVPELKAAVAFYGRQAAVADVPKIKAAVQLHYASLDERVNAGAAAYEQALKDNKVTYELHMYPDVNHAFHNDTAPTRYNEAAAKLAWQRTIDFFKKHLG; encoded by the coding sequence ATGCATCTAAAAATCAACATGCAGATGGATCAGCAAATTATTAATCTCTACGACGAGTACACACACAAACCACTTCCACGCAAAGACTTTATGAAGCGGTTGGCTATTTTAACAGGCAGTACTGCAGCAGCAGTAGCTATTCTTCCTTTTTTGGAAGGCAATTATGCCAAAGCAGCTGTTACACCAAGTGATGACCTGTTTACAGAATATATCACGTATCCCGGCGTAACAGGTGAAATGAAAGCATATGTAGCCCGCCCAAAAAAAGAAGCGAAGTATGGAACAGTTGTGGTGATACATGAGAACCGTGGATTAAACGCACATATTGAAGATGTGGCGAGACGTGCAGCAACGGCAGGTTTTTTAGCGATCGCTCCCAACGCATTGGCTCCGCTGGGTGGCACTCCTGCCAATGAAGATGAGGCAAGAACACTCTTCACTAAACTCAATCAACAGGAAACACAAACCAATTTCATCAACATCTTCAACTATCTCAAAACAAGAAAAGACAGCAATCAAAAATTTGGCTGTGTTGGTTTTTGTTGGGGCGGTGGCATGGCAAATACTTTAGCAGTGAATGTTCCTGAATTAAAAGCAGCTGTTGCATTCTATGGCCGGCAGGCAGCTGTGGCCGATGTGCCTAAAATAAAAGCAGCCGTGCAATTACATTACGCATCACTTGATGAACGTGTAAACGCAGGAGCGGCAGCATACGAGCAGGCATTGAAAGATAACAAGGTGACGTATGAATTACACATGTATCCCGATGTGAATCATGCATTCCATAATGATACTGCTCCTACACGTTATAACGAAGCGGCAGCAAAACTTGCATGGCAACGAACCATCGATTTTTTCAAAAAACATTTAGGATGA
- a CDS encoding DoxX family protein, whose translation MKPKTINILYWVFTILFSGLMIFSSVGGIGPNEQTVEIFHKMLGYPIYFIQFISWAKIIGAIALLVPGYKTIKEWAYAGLFFDLTAAVYSGIAVAGKFDPQMLGMLMWIVPGILSYYFWKKKTAL comes from the coding sequence ATGAAACCAAAAACAATCAACATTCTGTATTGGGTATTTACAATTCTGTTTAGCGGCCTGATGATTTTTTCATCTGTAGGCGGTATTGGTCCGAATGAACAAACCGTTGAAATTTTTCATAAGATGTTGGGCTATCCCATTTATTTTATTCAATTCATCAGTTGGGCAAAAATTATTGGAGCCATCGCTCTGCTTGTTCCCGGTTACAAAACGATTAAAGAATGGGCCTATGCCGGTTTGTTCTTTGATCTTACTGCAGCCGTTTACTCGGGCATTGCTGTGGCTGGAAAATTTGATCCGCAAATGCTGGGGATGTTGATGTGGATCGTGCCGGGAATACTTTCATATTATTTCTGGAAAAAGAAGACAGCTTTGTAA